One window of Anaerolineales bacterium genomic DNA carries:
- a CDS encoding DUF1684 domain-containing protein has translation MTELEAFRAEKDEFFASHPQSPLTREQKAGFHGLNYFPENEQLRIEAQVEEFSVKDGFDMQTSTGGVQHYERYGRISFSVEGETVELTIFRSEHGYFLPFVDSLAGRETYPAGRYLEPEVLPGGRFLVDFNLAYNPYCAYNEMWSCPITPVENRVRVPIRAGEKLFHG, from the coding sequence ATGACCGAACTTGAGGCGTTCCGTGCAGAGAAGGATGAATTCTTTGCCAGCCACCCGCAAAGCCCCTTGACCCGCGAGCAGAAAGCGGGTTTTCACGGCTTGAATTATTTCCCTGAAAATGAACAACTGCGCATCGAGGCGCAGGTGGAGGAATTTTCTGTCAAGGATGGGTTCGATATGCAGACTTCCACCGGGGGAGTTCAGCACTATGAACGATACGGCAGGATTTCATTTTCTGTCGAAGGTGAGACCGTTGAGTTGACGATTTTTCGGAGCGAGCACGGATATTTCCTTCCCTTTGTCGATTCTCTGGCCGGTCGGGAAACGTATCCGGCAGGGCGGTATCTCGAGCCGGAGGTTTTGCCGGGAGGTCGATTTCTTGTCGACTTCAATCTAGCCTATAACCCGTATTGCGCATACAACGAGATGTGGTCCTGTCCGATCACCCCGGTGGAGAACAGGGTGAGGGTGCCCATCCGGGCGGGCGAGAAGCTGTTTCACGGATAA